The following coding sequences lie in one Arachis ipaensis cultivar K30076 chromosome B03, Araip1.1, whole genome shotgun sequence genomic window:
- the LOC107630890 gene encoding uncharacterized protein LOC107630890 — translation MLNCPKIVEKERLSEIGSSWIREYIKVHNESTDRLAIVIPGSGIPIPRWFKHQNKGADNSTWIESFPNANDNNWTGIALCAEIVVQFAPPPLIELYFYDQTGKANLVHYVGWLEKEEEVMGELVHLCLFYFSRQLLLRDEKQHDLDGSHFEFKVDYHNYVDNGRLCLEVKKWEMRVVNQDLE, via the exons ATGTTGAATTGCCCGAAAATAGTAGAGAAGGAAAGGCTCAGTGAAATAGGTAGTTCATGGATTAGAGAGTACATTAAG GTACACAATGAATCCACTGATAGACTTGCTATTGTAATTCCAGGGAGTGGAATTCCAATTCCAAGGTGGTTTAAGCATCAGAATAAGGGGGCGGATAATTCAACGTGGATAGAATCATTTCCAAATGCCAATGACAACAATTGGACTGGCATTGCCCTTTGTGCCGAGATTGTTGTTCAATTTGCACCACCGCCCCTCATTGAGCTCTACTTTTACGACCAAACAGGAAAAGCCAATCTTGTGCACTATGTTGGTTGGCTTGAAAAGGAAGAGGAGGTGATGGGTGAATTGGTTCACCTCTGCCTATTCTATTTTTCTCGCCAACTACTTCTTCGGGATGAAAAGCAGCATGATCTTGATGGATCCCACTTTGAATTCAAAGTAGATTACCACAACTATGTCGATAATGGGCGTTTGTGTTTGGAAGTGAAGAAGTGGGAAATGCGTGTGGTGAACCAGGATTTGGAGTAA